Proteins encoded by one window of Culicoides brevitarsis isolate CSIRO-B50_1 chromosome 2, AGI_CSIRO_Cbre_v1, whole genome shotgun sequence:
- the LOC134830463 gene encoding trypsin 5G1-like, translating into MKYTLLIFVSIVLGSQAVPNSRIVGGFPITINDAPYQVSISAETNNGQHFCGGSIISRRWILTAAHCTINFEASELKIRIGSSFHATGGKQVAVKKYVNHPLYLSESFDYDYALIELKEDIELSDKVQIIALVEKDVEVQTGTPCMVSGWGLTKNELESRDKLRAVVVPIVDRKVCEMEYQSLVTDRMICAGVPEGGKNSCSMDSGGPLVRHNGNKMEQVGIVSWGTIDCKVAGYSGVYANVAIMRDWIKEVSGV; encoded by the coding sequence ATGAAGTACACATTACTGATTTTCGTCTCGATAGTTTTGGGAAGTCAAGCTGTTCCCAATAGTCGTATTGTTGGAGGCTTTCCTATAACCATCAATGACGCACCTTACCAAGTTTCAATTTCCGCTGAAACGAACAATGGTCAACACTTTTGTGGAGGTTCAATTATCTCACGTCGATGGATTTTGACAGCAGCTCATTGTACAATTAACTTCGAGGCGTCAGAACTAAAGATTCGTATTGGATCATCCTTCCATGCTACGGGAGGAAAGCAAGTTGCCGTCAAGAAGTATGTGAATCATCCTTTGTATCTCTCGGAAAGCTTCGATTATGATTACGCTCTGATAGAATTAAAAGAAGACATCGAGTTGAGCGATAAAGTACAAATCATAGCATTGGTAGAGAAGGATGTCGAAGTTCAAACCGGAACTCCATGCATGGTCAGTGGATGGGGATTAACGAAGAATGAACTTGAATCACGAGATAAATTAAGAGCCGTGGTTGTTCCAATAGTTGACCGTAAAGTATGTGAGATGGAATATCAATCGTTAGTTACTGATCGAATGATTTGTGCTGGCGTTCCTGAAGGCGGTAAAAATAGTTGTTCAATGGATTCTGGAGGTCCTTTGGTTAGGCATAATGGAAACAAAATGGAACAAGTTGGTATTGTTTCGTGGGGAACCATAGATTGTAAAGTTGCAGGATATTCTGGAGTTTATGCAAATGTTGCCATTATGAGAGATTGGATCAAAGAAGTTTCAGGAGTGTAA
- the LOC134831296 gene encoding trypsin-1-like: MLSTVFLIASIVVASQAAPSNDFRYPTNGRIVGGVVSDIKDFPYQVSLQDGSRHFCGGSIISKKWILSAAHCMEQMTASRLKVRVGSSFHKSDGKVVKVVKIVSHPSYNKRTIDYDYALVELAEELEFNTSVQSVDLPAQNEELVAGANCVVSGWGNTQSSLESNAQLRSVVVPVISREDCAKDYDGFNPITDRMVCAGFRTGGKDACQGDSGGPFVHNKVLVGVVSWGKGCADKNYPGVYSNVANVRDWIKKVSSV; encoded by the coding sequence atgtTATCTACGGTATTCCTTATCGCATCTATTGTAGTCGCAAGTCAAGCTGCACCAAGCAATGACTTCCGTTATCCCACTAATGGTCGCATTGTTGGAGGAGTTGTATCCGATATCAAAGATTTCCCGTACCAAGTCTCTTTGCAAGATGGTTCCCGCCATTTTTGCGGCGGATCGATCATCtctaaaaaatggattttgagTGCAGCTCATTGCATGGAACAAATGACAGCTAGTCGTTTGAAGGTTCGCGTTGGATCATCATTCCACAAAAGCGATGGAAAAGTTGTCAAAGTCGTTAAAATCGTCAGTCATCCATCATACAACAAACGAACTATCGACTACGATTACGCTTTGGTTGAATTAGCTGAAGAACTTGAATTCAACACATCCGTTCAAAGCGTCGATCTTCCAGCTCAGAATGAGGAACTTGTTGCCGGTGCCAATTGTGTCGTCAGTGGATGGGGAAATACTCAAAGTAGCTTAGAGTCTAACGCACAATTGAGATCTGTGGTTGTTCCAGTTATCTCGCGTGAAGATTGTGCCAAGGATTATGATGGATTCAATCCAATTACAGATCGTATGGTTTGCGCTGGATTCCGTACAGGAGGCAAGGATGCATGCCAAGGAGACTCAGGTGGTCCATTTGTGCACAATAAAGTGTTGGTTGGAGTCGTTTCATGGGGAAAAGGATGCGCTGATAAAAATTATCCTGGAGTTTACTCGAACGTTGCCAATGTGCGCGATTGGATTAAGAAAGTTTCTAGCGTTTAA
- the LOC134832255 gene encoding trypsin-2-like: MLFSIFLIASIVVASHAAPNGRIVGGVISDIKDFPYQVSIQYRSNHHCGGAIISNKWILSAAHCFPSIKPKDIKVRIGSSFHRKDGKIIDVVKIINHHYYSKSTNKYDFALLELAEPLEFNESVQSISLPAKGEETPVGTKCVVSGWGSTQSLIQSNKQLRSVVVPIVDHDDCVWAYQNFNKITDDMICAGYTDGGKDACQGDSGGPLVHNNKLVGVVSFGIGCADGDYPGVYGNVAYVRDWIKEVSKV, from the coding sequence atgttaTTCTCAATTTTCCTTATTGCTTCCATTGTTGTAGCAAGTCATGCTGCTCCAAATGGTCGCATTGTTGGAGGAGTTATTTCCGACATCAAAGATTTTCCGTACCAAGTTTCCATTCAATACCGTTCAAATCACCATTGCGGCGGCGCTATCATCTCTAACAAATGGATCTTAAGTGCAGCTCATTGTTTCCCTTCAATCAAACCCAAGGATATAAAAGTTCGCATTGGTTCTTCATTCCATAGAAAAGACGGAAAAATCATCGATGTCGTAAAAATCATCAACCATCATTACTACAGCAAATCAACGAACAAATATGACTTTGCTCTTCTTGAGTTGGCTGAACCTTTGGAGTTCAACGAATCTGTTCAAAGTATCAGTCTTCCTGCCAAAGGTGAGGAAACTCCTGTCGGTACAAAATGTGTAGTTAGCGGATGGGGAAGCACTCAAAGCCTTATTCAATCCAACAAACAATTGAGATCAGTAGTTGTACCCATTGTCGATCACGATGATTGCGTTTGGGCATaccaaaatttcaataaaatcactGATGACATGATTTGCGCCGGATACACTGATGGAGGAAAGGATGCTTGTCAAGGAGATTCTGGCGGTCCCCTTGTGCATAATAACAAGCTCGTTGGAGTGGTTTCATTTGGAATTGGCTGTGCTGATGGAGACTATCCAGGAGTTTATGGAAATGTTGCTTACGTTCGTGATTGGATTAAAGAAGTttcgaaagtttaa
- the LOC134832256 gene encoding zinc finger protein 236-like: MEEEPRDGKSKSKDDKSDRTCRDCNKVFKTRFHLNRHRLIHTGEKPFECAKCNKRFIQKTTLNIHMLKHLGNRPYQCRKCGQRFSQKGNLTAHIKRLHSNFLREGQTPKFSCSQCTCQFKKLASLNGHVTRVHSLVKKVKEDDGDEVTTVQKVLEQINALNDQPNFVVPAPPQKQPSVTQEKIDDRVVVTIPDNFVEITDFDGRKYRVEYRRDENGRRLLLCYICEKPFYRPSDLLRHRRIHTDERPFVCEKCRAGFRTKNSLKAHLKTHEKTPPATKNASERTQPQLNQIEEELNLPPTEPSLTYKVVGYILDQPEQQQIVFLDSLENAEIPPEASLIYKQVDDYIPSMENSEQVLICDLQASNFIQTEHFLPQPIEVLTENVTHEVPQQPKVFTNLTQLAENAEIHVEGTNLTVCQKEIVSEPRLEPVITIKNVENEAKLDEKKRPRANYTCQYCSKSFRRPTDLQRHVRTHTNEKPYKCTECEKAFALKATLLFHLKTHQTDREKVSCLICDKKFTSTVALNVHKRIHNNLLPYKCQYCEKRVRNSSNLRKHERVHVKIAEKTGKRPEDVRPRTTKFSQLLKYLEASQVVEGVTENKSKSYEIVIRMESANDKKEQKRFLCPYQNCSKEFSKPSLLERHKFVHTKVKNFICDICGSRFNQKASIGVHMISHTNLYQFQCKYCPRKFKFKSGRSEHQERCSKKKK, from the exons atggaAGAGGAGCCAAGAGATGGAAAAAGCAAAAGTAAAGATGATAAAAGTGATAGAACATGTAGGGATTGTAATAAAGTGTTCAAAACTCGATTTCATCTGAATCGGCATCGATTGATTCACACAGGAGAGAAGCC GTTCGAGTGCGCCAAATGCAACAAAAGATTCATCCAAAAAACCACCTTGAACATTCACATGCTGAAACATCTCGGAAATCGCCCATACCAATGTCGAAAATGCGGTCAACGGTTCTCCCAAAAGGGAAATTTAACTGCTCACATCAAACGTCTTCACAGCAACTTCCTCCGAGAAGGCCAAACTCCAAAATTCAGTTGCAGTCAATGCAcgtgtcaattcaaaaaattagcttCGCTCAACGGACACGTCACACGAGTTCATTCTTTGGTGAAAAAAGTCAAGGAGGACGACGGAGACGAAGTGACGACAGTTCAAAAAGTGTTGGAACAAATAAATGCCTTGAATGACCAACCAAATTTCGTTGTACCTGCTCCGCCGCAAAAACAGCCTTCGGtgacacaagaaaaaattgatgatcgaGTTGTGGTGACAATTCCCGATAATTTTGTCGAAATCACGGATTTTGATGGGAGAAAGTATCGCGTCGAGTATCGTCGAGACGAAAATGGGCGTCGCCTGCTTTTGTGCTACATTTGTGAAAAACCTTTTTATCGACCTTCGGATTTGTTGCGACATCGACGGATTCACACCGATGAACGACCTTTTGTGTGTGAGAAATGTCGAGCGGGGTTCCGAACGAAAAATAGCTTAAAAGCGCATttaaaaactcatgaaaaaaCTCCTCCAGCGACGAAGAATGCCTCGGAAAGGACACAGCCACAACTGAACCAAATCGAAGAAGAGCTGAATTTGCCTCCAACGGAGCCCAGTTTGACTTATAAAGTTGTCGGATACATCTTGGATCAACCAGAACAGCAACAAATAGTGTTCCTTGACTCGCTAGAAAATGCTGAAATCCCGCCGGAAGCATCTCTGATCTATAAACAAGTCGATGATTACATTCCTTCGATGGAAAATTCCGAGCAAGTTTTAATTTGTGACCTTCAAGCGAGTAATTTCATTCAAACGGAGCATTTTCTACCTCAACCGATTGAAGTTTTGACTGAAAATGTGACTCACGAAGTGCCGCAACAACCAAAAGTCTTCACAAATTTGACCCAATTGGCGGAAAATGCGGAAATTCATGTCGAAGGCACAAATTTGACGGTTTGTCAGAAGGAAATTGTCTCCGAACCGCGACTAGAACCTGTAATTaccataaaaaatgttgaaaatgaagcgaaattagatgaaaaaaagagaCCAAGAGCGAATTATACCTGTCAATATTGTTCAAAATCGTTTCGGAGGCCAACGGATCTTCAGCGACATGTTCGCACACACACGAATGAGAAGCCCTATAAATGCACCGAATGTGAAAAAGCCTTTGCATTAAAAGCGACGTTGTTGTTTCATCTAAAAACTCATCAAACAGATCGTGAAAAAGTGTCTTGTCTTATTTGTGATAAGAAATTTACCTCAACGGTAGCGTTGAATGTCCATAAAAGGATTCACAATAATTTGCTTCCTTACAAATGTCAGTATTGCGAGAAACGGGTGAGAAATTCGAGTAATTTAAGGAAACATGAAAGAGTTCATGTTAAAATTGCGGAGAAGACGGGAAAGAGACCTGaag atgttcGTCCTCGTACAACGAAATTTTCTCAACTCCTAAAATACCTTGAAGCATCACAAGTAGTCGAAGGTGTAACGGAAAACAAGAGCAAATCGTATGAAATTGTGATAAGAATGGAATCAGCGAATgacaaaaaggaacaaaagcgGTTTTTATGTCCTTATCAGAACTGTTCGAAGGAATTCTCAAAGCCAAGTTTGTTGGAAAGACACAAATTCGTTCatacaaaagtgaaaaatttcatctgtGATATTTGTGGAAGTAGATTCAATCAAAAAGCCTCAATTGGAGTTCATATGAt atctcaCACGAATTTGTATCAATTTCAATGCAAATATTGTCCACGAAAGTTCAAATTCAAGTCGGGAAGGTCAGAACATCAGGAAAGGTgttcgaaaaagaagaaataa
- the LOC134830028 gene encoding probable Dol-P-Man:Man(7)GlcNAc(2)-PP-Dol alpha-1,6-mannosyltransferase yields MGVLLFTISALFVFWSPFTKVEESFNMQATHDILVHSFNITEYDHLEFPGVVPRTFIAPLMLSASVSPIFGLLELIEAQKFWAQYLVRFAMAAFVAAAWHLFRRTIIEKLGINVGAWFTLITITQFHFLFYMSRLLPNIIALPLTLLAIRFWIRRDVKWFIASAGAVIIIFRSELCILFGLLLLYDIYYKRITLPEFLKVGVVAGILLVSLTVVVDSIFWQRLLWPELEVLWFNTVMNKSSEWGTSPFLWYFYSALPRALGSSLLLIPFGLYYESRIRALVVPAIFYILLYSFLPHKELRFIIYVFPIFNLAAACACSRFWENREKSLFRSILAYGAAAHLLFNCFITMFLLLISRTNYPGGVAMSRLHRIVPEYENATIYIGNLAAQTGVTRFTELNKDWIYSKNESLKPGDAELHDFKYLLVEAKDKYSPEMRLLTQTHEILEFVECFSNIGLEYSAMFPIKIKTKPCIYIMERKKDAKFVVDLAGDAIDDDTSIEEFIETLSEKLEIDDQLSKEIDEEFDKVMAVSKEAFSNEDDAEKDLENTQSEEKSSQIHDKSPSKVRTRLARIKSDLKKTRDDTKEEEKPKFMRKSREKRFFNDETSEETRPERRTRLREIFKEHFRKVQSRQRRDQDQSSTQMQEDTTKARLKKLIKTEQVKALVEDIQKLEICDPSLSPKECLKQIIDEYIAE; encoded by the exons ATGGGTGTGTTACTTTTTACGATTAGCGCTCTCTTTGTGTTCTGGTCCCCGTTCACAAAGGTCGAGGAGAGCTTTAACATGCAGGCGACACACGATATTCTCGTGCACTCGTTCAACATTACCGAATACGACCATTTGGAGTTTCCGGGTGTCGTTCCACGGACATTTATCGCTCCGTTGATGTTGTCGGCTTCGGTTTCGCCGATTTTTGGTCTGCTGGAGCTCATTGAGGCGCAGAAATTTTGGGCGCAGTATTTAGTGAGGTTTGCGATGGCGGCTTTTGTTGCag ctGCTTGGCATCTCTTCCGCCGCAcaataatcgaaaaattggGCATCAATGTGGGTGCTTGGTTCACTCTCATCACCATCACGCAATTTCACTTCCTTTTCTACATGTCACGACTACTGCCAAACATCATTGCCTTACCTTTGACTCTTCTGGCGATCCGTTTTTGGATTCGACGAGACGTAAAATGGTTCATAGCATCTGCTGGCGCTGTTATTATCATCTTTCGCAGTGAACTTTGCATCCTTTTTGGCCTTTTGCTGCTTTATGACATCTATTACAAGCGAATTACGCTTCCGGAGTTCCTGAAAGTTGGCGTTGTCGCGGGAATTTTGCTCGTTTCGTTGACCGTCGTTGTCGATTCGATCTTTTGGCAGCGACTTTTATGGCCCGAGTTGGAAGTTTTGTGGTTTAACACTGTCATGAACAAAAGTAGCGAGTGGGGAACGTCTCCGTTTTTGTGGTATTTCTATTCAGCGCTTCCCAGAGCTCTTGGAAGCTCTTTGCTGCTCATCCCGTTTGGCCTGTACTACGAATCGCGCATTCGGGCGTTGGTTGTGCCCgcgattttttacattttgctCTATTCGTTCCTGCCGCACAAGGAATTGCGCTTCATTATTTAcgtttttcccatttttaatCTCGCCGCCGCTTGTGCTTGCAGTCGTTTTTGGGAAAATCgcgaaaaatcactttttcgaAGCATTTTAGCCTACGGGGCAGCGGCTCATCTGCTCTTCAACTGTTTCATCACGATGTTTTTGCTGCTAATTTCCCGTACAAATTACCCGGGAGGCGTTGCCATGTCGAGATTGCATCGAATCGTGCCCGAATATGAAAATGCGACGATCTACATCGGCAATTTAGCGGCCCAAACAGGCGTCACACGATTCACTGAGCTCAATAAAGACTGGATTTACAGCAAAAATGAGTCCCTCAAACCAGGCGATGCCGAATTACATGACTTCAAGTACTTACTGGTCGAAGCAAAGGACAAATATTCGCCGGAAATGCGACTTTTGACACAAACGCATGAAATTTTGGAGTTTGTCGAGTGCTTTAGCAACATCGGGCTGGAGTACAGTGCCATGTTTCCCATTAAAATTAAGACTAAACCGTGCATTTATATCATGGAACGCAAAAAAGATGCAAAATTCGTGGTTGACTTGGCGGGAGATGCCATCGACGATGACACTTCCATCGAGGAATTCATCGAAACGCTCTCGGAAAAGCTCGAAATTGACGATCAACTGTCCAAAGAGATTGACGAGGAGTTTGACAAAGTGATGGCTGTTAGCAAGGAAGCATTTAGTAACGAAGATGATGCCGAAAAAGACCTGGAAAATACTCAAAGTGAGGAAAAATCATCGCAAATTCACGATAAAAGTCCGTCCAAGGTCAGAACGCGCCTCGCTCGTATCAAAAGTGACCTGAAAAAGACAAGAGATGAcaccaaagaagaagaaaaacccaaatttatgagaaaatcgcgcgaaaaacgatttttcaaTGACGAAACATCGGAAGAAACTCGACCCGAACGCAGAACTCGCCTCCGTGAAATCTTCAAGGAACACTTCCGCAAGGTGCAAAGTCGCCAAAGACGAGATCAAGACCAAAGTTCAACGCAAATGCAAGAAGACACCACGAAAGCACGACTTAAGAAGCTAATCAAGACGGAACAAGTAAAGGCACTCGTTGAAGATAtccaaaaattggaaatttgtgATCCAAGTCTCTCGCCCAAAGAATGCCTCAAACAGATTATTGACGAATATATCGCGGAATAA
- the LOC134832262 gene encoding uncharacterized protein LOC134832262: MSKTDVQKIYIDEDPNATLTHETCPECAKQGKTFNLRYMHINYEEAVYKCSSPDCMFPYRNFKFKNFVEKTVYRYNVASSEDDTDNEDVDNWLDSLSFSPAKTQKAQNETYSSSEQAFSHAMDQLQDELNEILSSHCKEIEKSASDISPSPSPPPLLPEKTEKTPQKKPQSDKPRKLSKCYDFIRQKSGGTLDVPKVKDTPEHNLTQSTSFKVPHQPVKEAINSLKMNLQSPKKHRSGRSSKRHSKTPVAPQSSPKKPKKGSETDRSQALSFLNHVEMFNKCQKEPENIPMDTQTTDIPFRIDILPLYSEPQISSFNNSLGLKIKVEENKFSYY, translated from the exons ATGTCGAAGACGGATGTGCAGAAAATTTACATCGACGAAGATCcaaatgcg ACCTTGACACACGAAACATGTCCGGAATGTGCAAAACAGGGAAAAACGTTTAATTTGCGTTACATGCACATCAATTACGAGGAGGCTGTGTACAAATGTTCTAGTCCAGACTGCATGTTCCCCTACaggaactttaaatttaagaatttcgtCGAGAAAACCGTCTATCGGTACAATGTAGCGTCCTCCGAAGACGATACCGACAACGAAGATGTCGATAATTGGCTGGATTCGTTGTCTTTTAGTCCTGCCAAAACGCAAAAAGCCCAAAATGAAACGTACTCATCGTCGGAACAAGCCTTCTCGCATGCCATGGACCAATTACAAGacgaattgaatgaaattctcTCGTCGCATTGCAAGGAAATCGAAAAATCCGCATCAGATATCAGTCCATCGCCGTCGCCGCCGCCTCTGCTGCCtgaaaaaaccgaaaaaactCCTCAGAAAAAGCCTCAAAGTGATAAACCGAGAAAACTCTCCAAATGCTACGACTTTATTCGACAAAAATCCGGAGGAACGTTGGATGTGCCGAAAGTCAAAGACACTCCAGAGCATAATTTAACGCAATCTACCTCGTTCAAAGTGCCGCATCAACCGGTGAAAGAAGCAATTAACTcgctaaaaatgaatttacaaAGTCCAAAGAAACACAGATCGGGTCGCAGCAGCAAGAGACACTCGAAAACGCCCGTCGCGCCACAAAGTAGTCCAAAGAAGCCAAAGAAGGGAAGCGAAACGGATCGATCTCAGGCGTTGTCGTTCCTGAATCACGTCGAAATGTTCAACAAATGCCAAAAGGAGCCAGAAAATATTCCGATGGATACGCAAACGACAGACATTCCGTTTCGGATTGACATCCTGCCTTTGTACAGCGAGCCTCAGATTTCGAGTTTTAATAACAGTCTCggtctaaaaattaaagttgaagaaaataaattcagttaCTATTga
- the LOC134830080 gene encoding U5 small nuclear ribonucleoprotein 40 kDa protein-like — protein sequence MGQKRQSDALVEVQTKKSRNNELVPLTNKDKQLLEAGISRTSSLFSPIMCLEGHQADVFSCEFHPEGEHLVSSGADRQIYIWKTFGECENVGVLNGHTNAVTEVHFSPDGSHLYTSSIDKNCAVWDVATCTRIRKLRGHTNFVNSCRGARRGTEMVVSGSDDRSIRLWDARKKFAVQTIETPYQVTAVCFNDTSEQVISGGIDNVLKLWDLRKNEVLFEMKGHTDTITGVSLSPDGAYVLSNSMDNTLRIWDIRPYVSGERLIKIFGGHQHNFEKHLLKAAWSPDSQRVSCGSADRLLYIWDVPSSRILYRLPGHNGSINDVDFHPTEPIILSGSSDKTLYLGELDA from the exons ATGGGTCAGAAACGTCAATCCGACGCCTTGGTAGAAGTCCAAACGAAAAAATCGCGCAACAATGAACTGGTTCCACTCACGAATAAGGATAAACAGTTGCTTGAAGCTGGAATTTCTCGCACCAGCAGTCTCTTTTCCCCAATTATGTGCTTGGAAGGACATCAAGCTGATGTTTTTTCATGCGAATTTCATCCGGAGGGCGAACATTTGGTCTCATCGGGGGCTGATCGACAAATTT aCATTTGGAAAACGTTTGGCGAATGCGAGAACGTTGGAGTACTGAATGGACACACAAATGCTGTTACTGAAGTGCATTTTTCGCCCGACGGAAGTCATTTGTACACAAGTtcgattgataaaaattgcgcCGTTTGGGATGTCGCCACATGCACGCGCATCCGCAAGCTCCGGGGACACACAAATTTCGTGAATTCGTGTCGGGGAGCGCGGCGTGGCACCGAAATGGTCGTTTCGGGGTCAGATGATCGCTCGATTCGGCTCTGGGATGCCCGGAAAAAGTTCGCTGTTCAAACAATTGAGACGCCGTATCAAGTGACTGCCGTTTGTTTCAACGACACGAGCGAACAGGTCATCTCGGGAGGCATCGATAACGTTTTAAAGCTCTGGGATCTGcgaaaaaatgaagttttgttCGAGATGAAGGGTCATACAGATACCATTACTGGCGTGAGTTTGTCGCCGGATGGCGCCTACGTGTTGAGCAATTCCATGGATAATACGCTGCGGATTTGGGATATTCGGCCTTATGTGTCGGGAGAGCGGTTGATAAAGATTTTTGGCGGGCATCAACACAACTTTGAGAAACATTTGCTGAAAGCGGCGTGGTCTCCGGACTCGCAACGTGTCTCTTGCGGATCTGCTGATCGACTGTTGTACATTTGGGATGTGCCGTCGAGTCGCATTTTATACAGGCTGCCGGGTCACAA tGGATCCATTAACGATGTTGACTTCCATCCAACCGAACCGATAATTTTGAGTGGCAGCAGTGACAAAACTTTGTACTTGGGTGAACTTGATGCATAA